The sequence below is a genomic window from Lentimicrobium saccharophilum.
AGACGCCCTGCAAGCAATCATCAAAAAACAGCCTGACCTGCTGATCACGGACATCAGTATGCCCGGCCTGTCGGGGGTCGAACTGACCCGTGAAGTGAAAAGCCGGTATCCCGAGGTAAAAATACTTGTACTTTCGATGTACAATGACCGTGAAATTGTCAGTGAAATCCTCATGTCGGAAGCCGAAGGGTATATTCTCAAAAATACAGGCCGGCAGGAGCTCAGCAATGCCATCAGCCGGATACTGGGCGACAGCACTTATTACAGCAGCGAAGTGCTGAATATTATGATGACAAGGATAAAGAGACAGAAAAAAGCTGAGAAAAATACTTCCCTGCTTACCGCCAGGGAAACAGAGATTATAAAACTGATCATGGAAGAGTACTCCAGTGAAGAGATTGCAGAAAAATTATTTATCAGCAAAAGAACCGTTGATACACACCGTAAAAACATCATTCAGAAAACCAATACCCGCACCCTGGTTGGTCTGTTGAAATTTGCTATCGAAAACAACCTCGCAGAGATCAATCAGTAGAAATGCTTAGACCGAATACCTAAAAATCTG
It includes:
- a CDS encoding response regulator transcription factor, with the protein product MNGEENKIYNVLIADDHQMFVDGLKALLRKEKNIQIAGEVSNGTDALQAIIKKQPDLLITDISMPGLSGVELTREVKSRYPEVKILVLSMYNDREIVSEILMSEAEGYILKNTGRQELSNAISRILGDSTYYSSEVLNIMMTRIKRQKKAEKNTSLLTARETEIIKLIMEEYSSEEIAEKLFISKRTVDTHRKNIIQKTNTRTLVGLLKFAIENNLAEINQ